Proteins from a single region of Runella sp. SP2:
- a CDS encoding putative toxin-antitoxin system toxin component, PIN family, whose product MKVVVDTNGFLAAVPSKGRNKWLYHAFMSEKFIWVLSNEIIEEYTEQVGEKFSSITADFVMSSLLTSANHLRYEPSYKWQLVEQDPDDNKFVDCAIGVNADYLVSDDRHIRNLLKVKDLFPPVPIVSFKEFKRILKLI is encoded by the coding sequence ATGAAAGTGGTTGTAGATACGAATGGTTTTTTGGCAGCAGTACCCTCTAAAGGACGTAATAAATGGCTTTACCACGCTTTTATGTCAGAGAAGTTTATTTGGGTTTTAAGTAATGAAATTATTGAAGAATATACCGAGCAGGTGGGTGAGAAGTTTAGTAGTATTACCGCAGATTTTGTTATGAGCTCACTTTTAACTTCTGCGAATCATTTACGATATGAACCCTCTTATAAATGGCAATTAGTCGAACAAGACCCCGACGACAACAAGTTTGTAGATTGTGCCATCGGGGTAAATGCTGATTATCTCGTTTCAGATGATAGACACATACGTAATCTTCTGAAAGTAAAAGATTTATTTCCGCCTGTTCCTATTGTATCATTCAAAGAATTTAAACGAATCTTAAAATTGATCTAG
- a CDS encoding YceI family protein, with translation MKKIIFYALAAIGLLSGFTFGPKTLKRKLFSNKASSWISYEGKHPLHSWKAVCREVDCVVTYDEDEAKLETVAISAKVMAFDSRNTNRDSHALEALEALTYPKINFTSAQLSRNESNLIINGSLNFHGVTKPMSITTKTYTEGNTIRVEGAFPVKLSEFKVDRPSLLFVKIEDEITIHFSFTFRTQ, from the coding sequence ATGAAAAAGATAATATTTTATGCTTTAGCAGCCATTGGGTTGCTATCGGGCTTTACGTTTGGCCCTAAAACACTTAAACGTAAATTATTCAGTAATAAAGCTAGCTCGTGGATTAGCTACGAAGGAAAACATCCATTGCATTCGTGGAAAGCTGTATGCCGCGAAGTGGATTGCGTAGTGACGTACGACGAAGACGAGGCGAAACTCGAAACTGTCGCCATTAGTGCCAAAGTAATGGCTTTTGATAGTCGCAATACCAACCGCGACTCGCACGCCTTGGAAGCGCTTGAAGCACTGACGTACCCTAAAATCAATTTTACCAGCGCCCAACTTTCGCGAAATGAATCGAATTTAATCATCAATGGAAGTCTCAACTTTCATGGCGTGACTAAACCGATGAGCATCACGACAAAAACCTATACCGAAGGAAACACGATTCGGGTAGAGGGAGCTTTTCCCGTAAAGTTATCGGAGTTCAAGGTCGATCGGCCTTCGCTGCTTTTCGTAAAGATTGAGGACGAAATCACGATTCATTTTTCGTTTACTTTTCGGACGCAGTAG
- the pruA gene encoding L-glutamate gamma-semialdehyde dehydrogenase, with amino-acid sequence MATGFFNVPAPKNEPVKSYAPNSPEKAALKAALAEARSKQIDIPMYIGSEEIMTDEKYAVTPPHDHQHVLGYYSLGDASHVQKAIEAALGARERWANLSWEHRASIFLKAADLLAGPYRAEINAATMLGQSKNAYQAEIDAACEMIDFLRFNVYYASQIYKEQPQSSDGIWNRLEHRPLEGFVFALTPFNFTAIAGNLPTSAALMGNVCVWKPALTQVYAANVLMKVFKEAGLPDGVINLIYVDGPVAGDVIFSHPDFAGIHFTGSTKVFQHIWKTIGENLPRYKSFPRIVGETGGKDFVVAHSSADAKAVAVGLVRGAFEYQGQKCSAASRAYLPSNLWDSIKNYMVEDLATIKMGGTEDFSNFVNAVIDEKSFDKIATYIANAKNDPRVTVVTGGNCDKSKGYFVEPTVLLTTDPNYTTMCEEIFGPVLTIYVYEPEKFEETLALVDATSPYALTGSIFAQDRYAIEFASKKLVNAAGNFYINDKPTGAVVGQQPFGGARASGTNDKAGSILNLLRWVSPRTIKETFVSPIDYRYPFLGEA; translated from the coding sequence ATGGCTACTGGATTTTTTAATGTACCAGCCCCTAAAAATGAACCTGTAAAATCGTATGCCCCCAATTCGCCCGAAAAAGCGGCTTTGAAAGCGGCTTTGGCGGAAGCACGGAGCAAACAAATTGATATTCCGATGTACATTGGAAGTGAGGAAATTATGACGGATGAAAAATACGCCGTAACTCCCCCTCACGACCACCAACACGTGTTAGGGTATTATTCGTTGGGTGATGCGTCGCACGTGCAAAAGGCAATTGAGGCCGCTTTGGGCGCGCGCGAAAGATGGGCAAACTTGAGCTGGGAACACCGTGCCAGTATTTTCCTAAAAGCAGCCGATTTGTTGGCAGGCCCATACCGCGCGGAAATCAACGCGGCAACCATGCTTGGACAATCAAAAAATGCGTACCAAGCCGAGATTGACGCGGCCTGCGAAATGATTGATTTTCTACGCTTTAACGTTTACTACGCTTCTCAAATTTACAAAGAACAACCGCAGTCGTCGGATGGTATCTGGAACCGCCTTGAGCACCGTCCGCTCGAAGGTTTTGTGTTTGCACTGACTCCGTTCAACTTTACGGCAATTGCTGGAAATTTACCTACGTCAGCCGCTTTGATGGGCAACGTGTGCGTGTGGAAACCTGCCTTGACGCAAGTGTATGCGGCTAACGTCTTGATGAAAGTATTCAAAGAGGCAGGTCTCCCCGACGGCGTCATCAACCTCATTTACGTGGATGGTCCCGTGGCGGGCGATGTGATTTTTAGTCACCCCGACTTTGCAGGAATCCACTTTACGGGAAGTACAAAAGTATTTCAGCACATTTGGAAAACCATTGGCGAAAACCTTCCGCGTTATAAATCGTTTCCAAGAATTGTGGGCGAAACGGGAGGAAAAGACTTTGTGGTAGCGCATTCGTCGGCCGATGCCAAAGCGGTAGCAGTAGGATTGGTGCGCGGAGCTTTTGAATACCAAGGCCAAAAATGTTCGGCTGCGTCGCGGGCGTATTTGCCTTCAAATCTGTGGGATAGCATCAAAAACTACATGGTGGAAGACCTTGCCACGATAAAAATGGGTGGAACCGAAGATTTCTCCAATTTTGTGAATGCGGTGATTGACGAAAAATCGTTTGATAAAATTGCTACTTACATTGCCAACGCCAAAAACGACCCTCGGGTAACGGTCGTTACGGGTGGGAATTGTGATAAATCGAAGGGGTATTTTGTCGAACCCACGGTACTTCTAACCACTGACCCGAATTACACGACGATGTGTGAAGAAATCTTTGGCCCTGTGTTGACGATTTATGTCTATGAGCCAGAGAAATTTGAAGAGACATTGGCCTTGGTAGATGCGACGTCGCCGTACGCGTTGACGGGTTCGATTTTTGCCCAAGACCGCTATGCGATTGAGTTTGCCAGCAAGAAATTGGTGAATGCCGCAGGTAATTTTTACATCAATGATAAGCCAACGGGTGCCGTAGTGGGGCAACAGCCGTTTGGGGGAGCGAGAGCATCAGGCACCAACGACAAAGCAGGCTCTATCCTCAACTTGTTGCGTTGGGTATCGCCTCGTACGATTAAAGAAACGTTTGTCTCGCCTATCGACTACCGCTATCCTTTCTTAGGAGAAGCTTAA
- a CDS encoding prolyl oligopeptidase family protein, whose protein sequence is MSKSFLVLALLSATASAQMIYPTTRKVDHVDEYHGTKVTDTYRWLEDDRSAETGAWVKAQNEVTFAYLNKIPFKGKIFSDLEKAYNYPKYSAPRKKGEYFYFYKNDGLQNQSVLYRQKGLNGTPELVMDPNKLSADGTTRLTVFNLSKNGNYAVCGFSKGGSDWQEYQIMDMKTLQMLSDKIEWVKVSGASWQGDGFYYSRYPKPEGSALAAKNENHQVFYHKVGTAQAADELVYEDKVNLQRFHGVYVSEDEQFAFLNLSDRGKGKDGNALFYRAKGQKEFTPIVSEITNFSYSVVDNVAGGFLINTNENAPNEKVMLYETATKTWKPFLPEKPEPLTGVGTAGGKLFALYSKDVTTRVYVYNMKGQLENEVPLPGLGSAGGFGGEDDDKFVFYTYTSFNYPPTIFRYDIATKKSTVFREPEVSFKPTDYETKQVFYTSKDGTKVPMFITYKKGLKLDGTNPTVLYGYGGFNISLTPSFSPTRMPFLDQGGVYAQANLRGGSEYGEEWHKQGMKLKKQNVFDDFIAAAEFLIKEKYTSSARLALQGGSNGGLLVGAVINQRPDLCKVAFPAVGVMDMLRFHKFTIGWNWIADYGSSDNAEEFKALYAYSPLHNIKTGVNYPATLVTTADHDDRVVPAHSFKYAAELQEKAGKSSTNPLLIRVDVNSGHGASNTKKALETTADTYAFMFQNMGLTWK, encoded by the coding sequence ATGTCCAAATCCTTTCTAGTCTTGGCGTTATTGTCCGCCACAGCTTCTGCTCAAATGATATACCCAACCACCCGTAAAGTAGATCACGTGGATGAATACCACGGAACCAAAGTAACCGACACCTACCGCTGGCTCGAAGACGACCGCTCGGCCGAAACAGGCGCGTGGGTTAAAGCCCAAAATGAGGTGACGTTTGCGTACTTGAATAAAATTCCGTTTAAAGGGAAGATATTCAGTGATTTAGAAAAAGCCTATAATTACCCTAAGTATTCGGCCCCCCGCAAAAAAGGCGAGTATTTTTATTTCTACAAAAACGACGGTTTGCAAAATCAGTCGGTGTTGTATCGCCAAAAAGGGCTTAATGGAACGCCTGAATTGGTCATGGATCCTAACAAGCTTTCAGCCGATGGTACGACGCGCTTGACGGTTTTTAATTTATCCAAAAATGGAAATTATGCCGTTTGTGGCTTCTCAAAAGGAGGCTCAGATTGGCAAGAATACCAAATTATGGACATGAAAACCCTTCAAATGCTTTCTGATAAAATTGAATGGGTAAAGGTATCAGGCGCTTCTTGGCAGGGCGATGGCTTCTACTACAGCCGTTATCCCAAGCCTGAAGGAAGCGCTTTGGCGGCCAAAAATGAAAACCACCAAGTGTTTTACCACAAAGTAGGAACCGCACAAGCTGCCGACGAGTTGGTGTATGAAGACAAAGTAAACTTACAGCGTTTTCACGGGGTGTATGTGAGTGAAGATGAGCAATTTGCCTTCTTAAATCTCTCAGACCGTGGAAAAGGAAAAGACGGAAATGCGTTGTTTTATCGTGCCAAAGGCCAAAAGGAGTTTACGCCGATTGTGAGCGAGATTACTAATTTTAGTTACAGTGTGGTTGACAACGTGGCAGGTGGATTTTTGATTAATACCAACGAAAATGCCCCCAACGAAAAAGTAATGCTCTACGAAACCGCTACTAAAACGTGGAAACCGTTTTTGCCCGAAAAACCTGAACCATTGACGGGTGTTGGTACGGCAGGTGGTAAGTTGTTTGCACTTTATTCAAAAGATGTGACGACGCGTGTGTATGTCTATAACATGAAAGGCCAATTGGAAAACGAAGTTCCGTTGCCAGGACTAGGTTCGGCAGGTGGTTTTGGGGGCGAAGACGACGATAAGTTTGTGTTTTATACCTACACTTCGTTTAATTATCCTCCTACGATTTTCCGCTACGACATCGCCACCAAGAAAAGCACGGTGTTCCGCGAGCCAGAGGTGAGTTTCAAACCTACCGACTACGAAACAAAACAAGTATTTTATACCAGTAAAGACGGCACCAAAGTGCCAATGTTTATCACCTACAAAAAAGGATTGAAATTGGACGGTACTAACCCTACGGTTTTGTACGGTTATGGCGGTTTTAACATTAGCTTGACGCCTTCATTTAGCCCAACGCGAATGCCGTTTTTGGATCAAGGTGGAGTGTATGCCCAAGCCAACTTACGCGGAGGAAGCGAGTACGGTGAAGAATGGCACAAACAAGGAATGAAACTAAAAAAGCAAAACGTATTTGACGATTTCATTGCCGCGGCTGAGTTTCTTATCAAAGAAAAATATACTTCATCGGCGCGTTTGGCATTGCAAGGAGGCTCTAATGGGGGCTTGCTGGTAGGGGCTGTCATTAACCAACGCCCCGACTTGTGCAAAGTAGCCTTCCCTGCGGTGGGAGTAATGGACATGCTCCGCTTCCATAAGTTTACCATTGGTTGGAACTGGATTGCTGATTACGGCAGCAGCGATAATGCCGAAGAATTCAAAGCGTTGTATGCGTATTCACCTTTGCACAACATCAAAACAGGAGTAAATTACCCTGCCACGCTCGTAACCACCGCCGACCACGACGACCGAGTAGTACCTGCTCACTCGTTTAAGTACGCCGCCGAATTGCAAGAAAAAGCGGGAAAAAGTAGCACCAATCCGTTATTGATTCGGGTGGATGTGAACAGTGGACACGGGGCAAGCAATACCAAAAAGGCGCTTGAAACTACTGCCGATACGTACGCGTTTATGTTCCAAAACATGGGACTTACGTGGAAGTAA
- a CDS encoding 2TM domain-containing protein: MNTNMTSANQNNYDEFLMKAARRRVGFQTHAFVYLLVNSFISALCLFSDGKLPIGLWLSWGFGLAIHGIVAYFAFDTKKATEREYEKLLKEKKMD; this comes from the coding sequence ATGAACACTAACATGACTTCTGCCAATCAAAACAACTACGATGAATTTTTGATGAAAGCTGCTCGCCGTCGGGTAGGTTTTCAAACGCACGCTTTTGTTTACCTTCTTGTTAACTCTTTTATTTCGGCGCTTTGTTTATTTTCTGATGGCAAACTTCCCATAGGCTTGTGGCTATCGTGGGGATTTGGACTAGCCATTCATGGCATCGTCGCCTACTTTGCCTTCGATACTAAAAAAGCGACCGAGCGAGAGTACGAGAAACTGCTCAAAGAGAAGAAAATGGACTAA